From Chthonomonas sp., the proteins below share one genomic window:
- the serC gene encoding 3-phosphoserine/phosphohydroxythreonine transaminase yields the protein MSQPHDRAFNFSAGPCCLPVSVLEEAQRELLNYKGKGMSVMEMSHRSKPYEEIINGAEANLRKLMGISDDYTVLFLQGGASMQFSMLPMSFLPAGSSADYVITGTWGKKALEAAQMVGSAQAIFDAKASNYNHAPSFGELKLTPGAAFAHYTSNETIQGVDFWAEPEGGTDWVCDMSSNILSRPTDVNKFAMIYAGAQKNMGPAGVVVVIIRKDFLDRAPEKTHPMLDYRVQAENGSMYNTPPCWSIYMCGLVYEYLLANGGLAASAERNTRKAATIYGAIDGSDGFYKGHAVEANRSQMNITFTLPSEDLTNAFLAGAKDRRLLELKGHRSVGGCRASVYNAFPQDGCDALAAYMAEFRSAN from the coding sequence ATGAGTCAACCCCACGATCGTGCCTTTAACTTTTCCGCTGGCCCCTGCTGCCTTCCCGTGAGTGTGCTGGAAGAAGCGCAGCGCGAGCTACTGAACTACAAGGGCAAGGGCATGAGCGTGATGGAAATGAGCCACCGCAGCAAGCCCTACGAGGAGATTATCAACGGGGCCGAGGCGAACTTGCGCAAGCTCATGGGCATCTCCGACGACTACACGGTGCTGTTTTTGCAGGGCGGCGCGAGCATGCAGTTCAGCATGTTGCCGATGAGTTTTCTGCCGGCGGGCAGCTCCGCCGACTACGTGATCACCGGGACTTGGGGCAAAAAGGCGCTGGAAGCCGCCCAAATGGTGGGCTCCGCACAAGCGATTTTTGACGCGAAGGCGAGCAACTACAATCATGCGCCGAGCTTCGGCGAATTGAAGCTGACGCCCGGCGCGGCCTTCGCGCATTACACCAGCAACGAGACGATTCAGGGCGTGGATTTTTGGGCCGAGCCCGAGGGTGGCACCGATTGGGTGTGCGACATGAGCTCCAACATTCTTTCGCGGCCGACCGACGTGAACAAGTTTGCCATGATTTACGCCGGGGCGCAAAAGAACATGGGTCCGGCCGGGGTGGTCGTGGTCATTATCCGCAAAGACTTTCTTGACCGGGCTCCCGAGAAGACGCATCCGATGCTTGACTACCGGGTGCAAGCCGAAAACGGCAGCATGTATAACACGCCGCCGTGCTGGAGCATCTACATGTGCGGTCTGGTGTACGAGTATCTGCTGGCCAACGGTGGGCTGGCCGCCAGTGCCGAGCGCAACACGCGCAAAGCGGCGACGATCTACGGCGCGATCGACGGCTCGGACGGGTTCTATAAGGGCCACGCGGTCGAGGCGAATCGCTCGCAAATGAATATCACGTTTACGCTTCCGAGTGAGGATCTGACGAACGCCTTCTTGGCGGGGGCGAAGGATCGCCGATTGCTGGAGCTCAAGGGGCACCGCAGCGTGGGCGGGTGCCGAGCGAGCGTGTATAACGCGTTTCCGCAGGATGGCTGCGACGCGCTGGCCGCGTACATGGCGGAGTTTCGCAGCGCGAACTAA
- a CDS encoding ABC-2 family transporter protein → MGFARSLRHFGATVRVVTQEVLTYPAQMAIWVLTDAVTCFTMPLVMALVAGSGQVRGYSASDFALYYIVMLVVTSWVVCHVMWEIMTEMREGQFSSQLLRPTSYLGFVIARNLAWRVQRTVLTLPVIGLMVLCYWSYLRGAQLHFSLGLVVSLVLAQWVSVMFCTAFAMLALFVEDATSIFELHYFPMLFLSGQIFPIEMLPTWAKQASYFLPFYYTTAFPTEMVLGKVPEHMVWPLIGGQVVWIVLCYAWYRVMFRAGTKVYSGVGM, encoded by the coding sequence ATGGGATTCGCGCGATCACTCCGCCATTTTGGGGCGACCGTGCGCGTCGTGACGCAAGAAGTCTTGACCTACCCGGCGCAAATGGCGATCTGGGTTCTCACCGACGCCGTCACGTGTTTCACCATGCCGCTGGTCATGGCGCTCGTCGCCGGTAGCGGGCAGGTGCGCGGCTACTCGGCCAGCGATTTTGCGCTCTACTACATCGTCATGCTGGTCGTAACCAGCTGGGTGGTCTGCCACGTGATGTGGGAAATCATGACCGAGATGCGCGAAGGGCAATTCAGCTCTCAGCTCTTGCGACCGACCAGCTACCTGGGGTTTGTCATCGCCCGAAATCTCGCTTGGCGCGTGCAGCGCACCGTCCTGACCTTGCCCGTTATCGGCCTGATGGTGCTGTGCTACTGGAGCTATTTGCGCGGCGCGCAACTCCACTTCTCACTGGGCCTCGTGGTCAGCTTGGTGCTGGCGCAGTGGGTCAGCGTGATGTTCTGCACCGCCTTTGCCATGCTCGCGCTCTTCGTCGAGGACGCAACCAGCATCTTTGAGCTGCACTACTTCCCCATGCTGTTCCTGAGCGGACAGATTTTCCCGATCGAAATGCTACCGACCTGGGCGAAGCAAGCCAGCTACTTCCTGCCGTTCTACTACACCACCGCCTTCCCCACCGAAATGGTGCTGGGCAAGGTGCCCGAGCACATGGTGTGGCCGCTCATTGGCGGCCAAGTCGTGTGGATCGTGCTGTGCTACGCCTGGTACCGCGTGATGTTTCGCGCGGGCACCAAGGTGTACAGCGGCGTCGGGATGTAG
- a CDS encoding flagellar brake domain-containing protein, whose translation MTEVFRTLLIPSGIFLGSAVFAFAVFRIRHQLTLRQHAQLRPVGPLLLKARAGAFRSHFDRFENGTWIISAPLSRDSYVALQPGEEVLVDAPVEGGAMLFRTKILSRDAATHQYTIGLPERLHRTERREQRRRALEPIDCRLNGMPGRVLNHSREGALILSGLKLENGDLVIVQVGDQQVTGYALDSVYEAFGDVMGGLTRIRFQEPTRAFELR comes from the coding sequence ATGACCGAAGTTTTCCGAACCCTCCTGATCCCGAGCGGAATCTTTCTTGGTAGCGCCGTCTTCGCCTTCGCCGTCTTTCGCATTCGGCATCAACTGACCTTGCGTCAACACGCCCAGTTGCGGCCCGTCGGCCCGCTGCTGCTCAAGGCGCGCGCTGGAGCCTTTCGTTCGCACTTCGACCGCTTCGAAAACGGGACGTGGATCATCTCCGCCCCGCTCAGCCGCGACTCGTACGTGGCCCTGCAGCCCGGCGAAGAAGTTCTCGTGGATGCGCCTGTCGAAGGCGGCGCCATGCTGTTCCGCACCAAGATTCTCTCCCGCGACGCGGCCACTCACCAGTACACCATCGGCCTCCCCGAGCGTCTTCACCGCACCGAGCGTCGCGAGCAACGCCGCCGCGCCCTCGAACCCATTGATTGCCGCCTCAACGGCATGCCCGGGCGGGTGCTGAACCACAGCCGCGAAGGCGCGCTGATTCTCAGCGGCCTCAAACTCGAGAACGGCGATCTGGTGATTGTGCAGGTCGGCGACCAGCAGGTCACTGGCTACGCCCTGGATTCGGTGTACGAGGCGTTCGGCGATGTCATGGGCGGACTCACCCGCATCCGCTTCCAAGAGCCCACACGCGCGTTCGAACTCCGGTAA
- a CDS encoding tetratricopeptide repeat protein — protein sequence MIKRTLSLALALAGVHAFAAPECLVVQALPGQADAEVWVADDLAQAIDLDGRVLPITWTETDALWRRMKDNSRTKYPARATEKSAIQFANEFRIPYLVIVTAVRTKGGIAVATKAFRNGSEIWKHGFIQQISVNMLSDRTSDALSVAQTLSILLAETPFKGLPARPKIDTPKPEEGTVTQPVGPGPAHEIKPIPATPQARASARKLVDEGRYAEAIAMIRELVDSNPLDPGVREDLVQALMASNDFATAAATAESSATIIPPGTRLWLLAARAHLRMGKMTEAQTALNQALARDGDGHMAGLIRGEIALLKGEPARAVEAYQEALKTKDSGDAHFGLALAYAFDGQTELAEAEWNKAPKPTAAEVNEFYARLVILTEQHWERVVAQVRESMAAALEPKRAPQVLEKAIKNANVAQGLEMAIRRVSVPARHIASHAKRELAHKLLVQATSDAIALVQRGDEDLVNDIAITLGDAIRKYKLVQAETEVEMQERDDRSFPNPPDPERNLSW from the coding sequence ATGATCAAGCGCACGCTCAGCCTGGCCCTCGCCCTCGCTGGCGTCCACGCCTTCGCCGCGCCCGAGTGCCTCGTCGTGCAAGCTCTGCCGGGTCAAGCCGACGCCGAAGTGTGGGTCGCGGACGACCTCGCGCAAGCCATTGACCTGGACGGCCGCGTGCTGCCCATCACGTGGACCGAAACCGACGCTCTTTGGCGTCGCATGAAAGACAACTCGCGCACCAAATATCCGGCCCGCGCGACCGAAAAATCAGCGATCCAGTTTGCCAACGAATTCCGCATCCCCTACCTCGTCATCGTCACCGCCGTGCGCACCAAGGGCGGCATCGCCGTGGCGACCAAAGCCTTTCGCAATGGCAGCGAGATTTGGAAGCACGGCTTCATTCAGCAAATCTCGGTGAACATGCTCAGCGATCGCACCAGCGACGCGCTCTCGGTTGCCCAAACGCTTTCGATCCTGCTCGCCGAGACTCCGTTCAAGGGCCTCCCTGCCCGTCCGAAAATCGACACGCCTAAGCCCGAGGAAGGCACCGTCACGCAACCGGTCGGCCCCGGCCCGGCCCACGAAATCAAGCCCATTCCGGCCACTCCGCAGGCCCGCGCCAGCGCGAGGAAACTCGTGGACGAAGGTCGGTACGCCGAGGCGATCGCGATGATTCGCGAACTCGTGGACAGCAATCCGCTCGACCCGGGCGTCCGCGAAGATTTGGTTCAGGCGCTCATGGCCAGCAACGACTTTGCCACCGCCGCCGCCACCGCCGAATCATCGGCTACCATCATTCCGCCCGGCACGCGCTTGTGGCTGCTCGCCGCCCGCGCCCACCTGCGCATGGGCAAGATGACCGAGGCGCAAACCGCTCTCAACCAGGCACTCGCCCGCGATGGCGATGGCCACATGGCCGGCCTCATTCGCGGCGAAATCGCGCTCCTCAAGGGCGAACCGGCCCGCGCCGTGGAAGCCTATCAGGAAGCGCTCAAAACCAAGGATTCCGGCGACGCTCACTTTGGGCTCGCCTTGGCCTACGCCTTCGACGGGCAAACCGAACTCGCCGAAGCCGAGTGGAACAAAGCCCCCAAGCCGACCGCGGCGGAAGTCAACGAGTTTTATGCTCGCCTCGTGATTCTCACCGAGCAGCACTGGGAGCGCGTCGTCGCCCAAGTCCGCGAATCCATGGCCGCCGCGCTCGAACCGAAACGCGCCCCGCAAGTGCTCGAGAAGGCGATCAAAAATGCGAACGTCGCGCAGGGTCTAGAAATGGCGATTCGACGCGTAAGCGTGCCCGCCCGCCACATTGCCAGCCACGCCAAGCGCGAATTGGCCCACAAATTGCTCGTTCAAGCTACATCGGACGCCATCGCCTTGGTTCAACGCGGCGATGAGGACCTCGTCAACGATATCGCGATCACCCTCGGCGACGCGATTCGCAAGTACAAACTGGTCCAAGCGGAAACCGAAGTGGAGATGCAAGAACGAGATGACCGAAGTTTTCCGAACCCTCCTGATCCCGAGCGGAATCTTTCTTGGTAG
- a CDS encoding tetratricopeptide repeat protein, translating into MKSAHRIVHCVHCDLGNTLDSAFCRKCGQPLDPKAIEAAKERNRDLVKEGMKAVAEGRLAEGVLVAQSALEVDENCIEAWALLGEARERDRDYPAALTAYTKLAELDPASTVYPIKIEHLNLLLSQESLSVPSKGPNRAAAALTAVAATLIVGSAGIGLAWIQENRQEQPKTTTTQVASNQTRPTTTEGIDASLGQPTAQPAAKPQPDVAQPAATTDTTPDPRRNPETATRINAGTRPNSLPTGRGDSRDSGFEPITPDVRIEPSTPIANSRPNPGPSVNIQSGTVDEDPSTGPAPKANTEPVKKPTRPPVYEIKPSANQRPTMGGSQPIKTNSTPGTDPFKQAQEAFIAGRYESAVGLYQRALAAGGPAGRIYQRLGQCYERIGRKVDAIESYEKAISIFEASGGNSAALSACKQAVQVLRG; encoded by the coding sequence ATGAAATCCGCCCATCGAATTGTCCATTGTGTGCACTGCGATCTCGGCAACACGCTTGACAGCGCGTTCTGCCGTAAGTGCGGTCAGCCCCTCGATCCCAAAGCGATCGAGGCGGCTAAGGAGCGCAATCGCGACCTCGTGAAAGAAGGCATGAAAGCCGTTGCCGAGGGCCGCTTGGCCGAGGGCGTCCTCGTCGCTCAAAGCGCCTTGGAAGTAGATGAGAATTGCATTGAAGCCTGGGCATTGCTGGGCGAAGCGCGCGAGCGCGACCGCGACTACCCCGCGGCGCTCACCGCCTACACCAAGCTGGCCGAGCTCGACCCCGCTTCGACCGTCTACCCAATCAAGATTGAGCACCTAAACCTGCTCCTCTCGCAAGAAAGTTTGAGCGTGCCAAGCAAGGGCCCCAACCGCGCGGCCGCCGCCCTCACCGCCGTTGCGGCCACGCTGATCGTCGGCTCCGCTGGCATCGGCCTCGCGTGGATTCAGGAAAACCGCCAAGAGCAACCCAAAACCACGACGACCCAAGTGGCGAGCAACCAAACCCGGCCCACGACCACCGAAGGCATTGACGCCAGCCTCGGCCAACCAACTGCACAACCGGCGGCAAAGCCCCAACCCGACGTCGCGCAACCGGCGGCCACCACCGACACCACACCCGATCCGCGTCGTAACCCCGAAACCGCGACGCGCATCAATGCCGGAACTCGCCCCAACAGCTTGCCGACCGGTCGTGGCGACTCACGCGACAGTGGCTTCGAACCGATCACGCCGGACGTGCGGATCGAGCCGTCCACCCCGATTGCGAATAGCCGCCCCAACCCCGGCCCCTCGGTGAATATTCAAAGCGGAACGGTGGACGAGGACCCGAGCACCGGGCCCGCGCCAAAGGCCAATACCGAGCCGGTGAAGAAGCCGACCCGCCCACCGGTCTACGAGATCAAGCCGAGCGCCAATCAGCGCCCGACCATGGGTGGCAGCCAACCGATCAAAACCAATTCGACGCCGGGCACCGACCCCTTTAAGCAAGCGCAAGAGGCGTTCATCGCCGGTCGCTACGAGAGCGCCGTTGGGCTCTATCAGCGCGCCCTCGCTGCGGGCGGCCCCGCCGGACGCATCTACCAGCGCCTCGGTCAGTGCTATGAGCGAATCGGCCGCAAGGTTGACGCGATCGAATCGTACGAAAAAGCGATCAGCATTTTTGAAGCCTCCGGCGGCAACTCCGCCGCGCTGAGCGCATGCAAGCAGGCCGTCCAGGTTCTTCGCGGATGA
- a CDS encoding sigma-70 family RNA polymerase sigma factor, translating into MRITRIEIEANQLLARVLKPKEYPYFTEDSLARKIRRAHARNRQIKWLQPLDPGDSLADREAMAVLRRARLTTRQREVYFLRKIGLTFEEIGRRSGCSKQGVLNVFRQASKKLRVAWSAYPYQGLADVYRAEVARRGKVA; encoded by the coding sequence ATGAGAATCACTCGAATCGAAATTGAAGCAAACCAACTCCTCGCCCGCGTTCTGAAACCAAAGGAGTACCCCTACTTTACCGAGGACAGTTTGGCGCGAAAAATCCGTCGCGCCCACGCTCGAAACCGCCAAATCAAGTGGCTTCAACCGCTCGACCCCGGCGACTCGCTCGCCGATCGCGAGGCTATGGCTGTCCTGCGTCGCGCCCGTCTGACCACACGCCAGCGCGAGGTTTACTTCCTGCGCAAAATCGGGCTCACGTTCGAGGAGATCGGTCGCCGTTCCGGCTGCAGCAAGCAGGGCGTGCTGAACGTGTTTCGCCAAGCCAGCAAAAAGCTTCGCGTGGCGTGGTCGGCGTACCCGTACCAGGGGCTGGCCGATGTGTACCGGGCCGAGGTTGCGCGCCGTGGAAAAGTGGCGTAA
- a CDS encoding sulfurtransferase — MADIPEISVQELSAEMAGPNPPRLIDVREPSETERGMLPGAEAIPLGQIADRLGELNPTDDLVIQCRSGGRSARAAEFLLGQGFQRVRNLKGGAIAWRAEIDPSFPDLG, encoded by the coding sequence ATGGCTGACATTCCCGAAATCTCCGTTCAAGAGCTCAGCGCCGAAATGGCCGGGCCGAATCCGCCCCGTCTGATTGATGTCCGCGAGCCCTCCGAAACCGAGCGCGGCATGCTTCCCGGCGCGGAAGCGATTCCTTTGGGGCAAATTGCGGATCGCCTCGGCGAACTGAATCCCACCGACGATTTGGTCATCCAGTGCCGCTCGGGCGGACGCTCGGCGCGGGCCGCGGAGTTTCTGCTGGGCCAAGGCTTTCAGCGCGTGCGCAACCTGAAAGGCGGCGCCATCGCGTGGCGCGCCGAGATTGATCCGAGCTTTCCCGACCTCGGCTGA
- a CDS encoding 1-deoxy-D-xylulose-5-phosphate reductoisomerase: MKRIVVLGSTGSIGTQTLDVAREHPDRLQVVGLVAHRSAAALQAQAAEFAGARVALMDEAAADAAGLPGGMNAVLDMVSAPDVDLVVVSVAGVIGLLPTLRAIECGKDIALASKEVLVAAGEVVMREVRARGITLTPIDSEHSAVFQCVQGAPLREIDELILTASGGPFFGRKRSELAKITVAEALNHPTWAMGGKITIDSATLMNKGLEIIEARWLFDTPLDRVRVVVHRQSIIHSMVKFTDGSVLGQMGWPNMRLPIQYALLYPERPPSGLRDWNPIDSPTLTFAEPDTETFGCLALAREAGNAGQTYPCALNAANEEAANRFLRDEIPFLGIEDAVRRVVEAHQPVEPTLDNLLAVDAAARAQVRQWNPAGSISVK; this comes from the coding sequence GTGAAGCGAATCGTCGTCCTCGGGAGCACGGGCAGCATCGGCACGCAGACGCTGGACGTGGCGCGCGAGCACCCCGATCGGCTTCAGGTGGTCGGTTTGGTCGCCCACCGATCGGCGGCGGCGCTCCAAGCGCAGGCGGCCGAGTTTGCCGGTGCGCGGGTGGCTCTGATGGACGAAGCGGCCGCCGATGCCGCCGGCTTACCGGGCGGAATGAACGCGGTTCTGGACATGGTTTCCGCGCCCGACGTGGACCTGGTGGTGGTTTCGGTGGCGGGCGTGATCGGGCTGTTGCCGACGCTCCGCGCCATTGAATGCGGCAAGGACATTGCGCTGGCCAGCAAGGAAGTGTTGGTCGCGGCCGGCGAGGTTGTCATGCGCGAGGTGCGCGCTCGCGGCATCACCCTGACCCCTATTGATAGCGAACACTCGGCGGTGTTCCAGTGCGTACAAGGCGCGCCGCTCCGCGAGATTGACGAACTGATTTTGACCGCCAGCGGCGGGCCGTTTTTTGGAAGAAAACGCTCTGAACTTGCAAAAATCACGGTAGCCGAGGCGCTGAATCACCCCACCTGGGCGATGGGCGGAAAGATCACCATTGACAGCGCGACGCTCATGAACAAGGGCCTGGAGATTATCGAGGCCCGGTGGCTTTTCGATACACCACTCGATCGGGTGCGAGTGGTTGTGCACCGGCAAAGCATTATCCATTCGATGGTCAAATTCACCGATGGCAGCGTGCTGGGGCAGATGGGTTGGCCCAACATGCGGCTGCCGATTCAGTACGCATTGCTCTACCCGGAGCGACCGCCGAGCGGTCTGCGCGATTGGAACCCGATTGATTCGCCAACCCTCACCTTCGCCGAGCCGGATACCGAGACGTTTGGGTGTTTGGCCCTCGCGCGGGAGGCGGGCAACGCCGGGCAAACCTACCCCTGCGCGTTAAACGCGGCCAACGAAGAGGCGGCCAACCGATTTCTGCGGGACGAGATTCCGTTTTTAGGCATCGAGGACGCGGTGCGACGGGTGGTGGAGGCTCATCAACCCGTGGAGCCGACGCTTGACAACTTGCTGGCGGTGGATGCCGCGGCCCGGGCGCAGGTTCGCCAATGGAATCCTGCTGGCTCAATCTCCGTAAAATAG
- a CDS encoding site-2 protease family protein translates to MEALLKYGQVGLTFLLVMTVLVGVHEYGHYIAARLFGMRVKAFAIMMGGVRDRSFDRESGGKLEPVWPVWSMGVIGAALTTVGGLERVPNLFYVGMVMMAFALPIWVTARLGRLYRQNLRDTISPLVTGYGIFMVVALFALRGQGTPNNYLALAFFGGWIGVLFAYYKPVLGKEPEQNMGEGEVTTETGHKLPVRFRPIIARKDKRGTEFSMLALPLGGFCAIAGMNPETEQEERDGFYAKAAWKRFLVLFAGPLFSLLLGVVLLTILVKSNGLPDGRTFVLSFSADSKAAAAGLRPDDQILRVNGKPIESFGDMRSAIAATPKDQDAQVEYSRDGQTATLSVPTYLSPMEEPEVTPTGLATGKMVHPRVLGLMLRFGSRPAGWGESAVTAVKIPGAMVAGLFNLAKQPTLVTKNVGGAASMVAATKEATDEGWRGILRMAGLLSMSLGVMNLLPIQPLDGGQMMVALYEMIRGKRMSPRALGVVTSIGLVLILMLMFTVLVADVTRFTGG, encoded by the coding sequence ATGGAAGCGCTACTCAAATACGGCCAAGTCGGGCTCACATTCTTGCTCGTGATGACGGTGTTGGTGGGCGTCCATGAATATGGCCACTACATCGCCGCACGGCTTTTCGGGATGCGTGTCAAAGCGTTTGCGATCATGATGGGCGGCGTCCGCGATCGCTCGTTTGATCGGGAGTCTGGCGGCAAGCTGGAGCCGGTTTGGCCGGTGTGGAGCATGGGGGTCATCGGCGCGGCCCTCACCACCGTCGGTGGGCTTGAGAGGGTTCCGAACCTGTTTTACGTCGGCATGGTGATGATGGCGTTCGCGCTGCCCATCTGGGTGACCGCACGTCTGGGTCGGCTGTATCGCCAGAACCTCCGCGACACGATTTCACCGCTCGTGACGGGCTACGGCATCTTCATGGTCGTCGCGCTGTTTGCGCTCCGGGGACAAGGCACCCCGAACAACTATCTGGCGCTCGCGTTTTTTGGTGGTTGGATCGGCGTGCTGTTTGCGTACTACAAGCCGGTGCTGGGCAAGGAACCCGAGCAGAACATGGGCGAAGGTGAGGTTACGACCGAAACCGGGCACAAACTTCCCGTGCGATTCCGCCCGATCATCGCTCGCAAGGACAAGCGCGGAACCGAGTTTTCGATGCTCGCACTGCCGCTCGGCGGGTTCTGCGCGATCGCGGGAATGAACCCCGAGACCGAGCAGGAAGAGCGGGACGGATTCTACGCCAAGGCGGCTTGGAAGCGGTTCCTGGTGCTCTTTGCCGGACCCCTGTTTAGCCTGCTGCTGGGCGTGGTGCTGCTCACAATTTTGGTGAAGAGCAATGGCCTGCCGGATGGTCGGACGTTCGTGCTGAGTTTCAGCGCGGATAGCAAGGCGGCGGCAGCCGGGCTCCGCCCGGACGACCAGATTTTGCGGGTGAATGGCAAGCCGATTGAGAGCTTTGGCGACATGCGCTCGGCGATCGCCGCGACCCCAAAAGACCAAGATGCGCAGGTTGAGTATTCGCGGGATGGCCAAACCGCAACGTTATCGGTGCCGACTTACCTGAGCCCGATGGAGGAGCCCGAGGTCACGCCAACTGGCTTGGCGACGGGCAAGATGGTGCATCCGCGTGTACTGGGATTGATGTTGAGATTCGGCAGCCGTCCGGCGGGATGGGGTGAATCGGCGGTGACCGCGGTGAAGATTCCCGGCGCCATGGTGGCGGGCCTGTTTAACCTCGCGAAGCAGCCCACGCTGGTGACCAAGAATGTCGGCGGGGCGGCCAGCATGGTCGCCGCGACCAAAGAAGCGACCGACGAAGGTTGGCGAGGCATTTTGCGAATGGCGGGCCTGCTCAGCATGTCGCTCGGCGTGATGAACTTGCTACCGATTCAGCCGCTGGATGGCGGGCAGATGATGGTGGCCCTGTACGAAATGATCCGTGGCAAGCGGATGAGCCCTCGCGCGCTGGGCGTGGTGACGAGCATCGGCCTGGTGTTGATTTTGATGTTGATGTTCACCGTGTTGGTGGCCGACGTGACGCGGTTTACGGGGGGCTGA
- a CDS encoding DUF393 domain-containing protein yields MRNWVIWDGDCGFCAWSIDRLMARDRDHRLTPVTQQNCPNPPLTPELAAQAKTGVLLVDEQGRSWHGADAFLRARLMTKGGWWAAPLLWPPIIWLGRLVYGVVARNRSRISQRFFGGHECGMNYRQPPKI; encoded by the coding sequence GTGCGCAACTGGGTGATTTGGGACGGCGATTGCGGGTTCTGCGCGTGGAGTATAGACCGCTTGATGGCGCGCGATCGCGATCACCGCCTGACGCCCGTAACTCAGCAGAACTGCCCGAACCCACCGCTGACTCCCGAACTGGCGGCCCAGGCGAAAACCGGCGTGTTGCTGGTGGACGAACAGGGACGATCGTGGCATGGCGCGGACGCATTCCTGCGCGCGCGATTGATGACCAAAGGTGGATGGTGGGCGGCGCCGCTTTTGTGGCCGCCGATCATTTGGCTGGGTCGCTTGGTGTACGGCGTGGTAGCTCGCAACCGCAGCCGCATTAGCCAAAGGTTCTTTGGCGGACATGAATGCGGCATGAATTATCGGCAACCGCCGAAAATTTAG
- a CDS encoding PEP-CTERM sorting domain-containing protein — MKQIRFSLVVLGLTSFATSFASFDMCLVSDSGTNSVHRIDPITNTYLGSFGGGILSNPRAVAIDQALNRAYVMDLTSRVSVWDYNTGEFINSWSTGFGGSNLTRNSDGTLNIVGASSIRRFTASGVIQREYVRSGTLGIQQGLLGPDGQFYMSTRTGNNFRLERFSYGTGTFLGDEFWATDRAILSPGPGNVLVSFEYSGTVYAELDVWNSGPSSIAAVGTTVINTVAGIANGHGSMSFILGRDAAVPSRGGIMRYDRVNNAFSPFLAGTSFIQTPTGLANVVAPEPGSMLALGLGLLAMARRKRS, encoded by the coding sequence ATGAAGCAGATTCGCTTTTCTTTGGTTGTGTTGGGCTTGACTTCGTTCGCGACTTCGTTTGCCTCGTTTGATATGTGTCTGGTCAGCGATTCCGGCACGAATAGCGTGCACCGGATTGACCCGATTACGAATACCTATCTCGGCTCGTTTGGCGGCGGCATCTTGTCGAATCCCCGCGCGGTCGCCATTGATCAAGCCCTTAATCGGGCTTACGTGATGGATTTGACGAGCCGCGTTTCGGTGTGGGATTACAACACGGGCGAGTTCATCAACTCATGGAGCACTGGCTTTGGCGGAAGTAATCTCACTCGCAATAGCGATGGGACGCTGAACATTGTCGGCGCCTCTTCGATTCGAAGGTTTACGGCTAGCGGGGTGATTCAACGCGAGTACGTTCGCTCCGGGACGCTCGGGATTCAGCAAGGTCTTCTTGGTCCCGATGGTCAGTTCTACATGAGTACTCGTACCGGGAATAATTTTCGCTTGGAACGGTTTAGCTACGGCACGGGAACTTTTTTGGGAGACGAGTTCTGGGCTACCGATCGCGCGATTCTGTCTCCCGGCCCGGGCAACGTTCTCGTAAGTTTCGAGTATAGCGGGACGGTGTACGCCGAGTTGGACGTGTGGAACTCCGGTCCAAGCTCGATAGCAGCGGTTGGCACCACGGTGATCAATACCGTGGCCGGCATTGCGAACGGGCACGGAAGTATGAGCTTCATTTTGGGTCGCGACGCCGCCGTGCCGTCGCGGGGTGGCATCATGCGTTACGATCGGGTGAACAACGCGTTCAGTCCGTTTTTAGCCGGTACGAGCTTTATCCAGACGCCGACGGGCTTGGCGAATGTGGTGGCTCCGGAGCCGGGCAGCATGCTCGCCCTCGGGCTTGGCTTGCTGGCGATGGCTCGCCGCAAGCGAAGCTGA